The Tenebrio molitor chromosome 5, icTenMoli1.1, whole genome shotgun sequence genome has a segment encoding these proteins:
- the Rab5 gene encoding ras-related protein Rab-5B, with the protein MANRTGTAQRPNGSTQGKICQFKLVLLGESAVGKSSLVLRFVKGQFHEYQESTIGAAFLTQTVCLDDTTVKFEIWDTAGQERYHSLAPMYYRGAQAAIVVYDITNQDTFGRAKTWVKELQRQASPTIVIALAGNKQDLANKRMVEFEEAQTYADENGLLFMETSAKTAMNVNDIFLAIAKKLPKNEQATAQGGSGQGRRLAEGDTGAKAAGNCCK; encoded by the exons ATGGCAAACAGAACCGGAACAGCTCAGCGACCAAATGGCTCAACGCAAGGTAAAAtctgtcagtttaaattggtGCTCCTCGGCGAATCTGCCGTCGGTAAATCCAGTCTCGTCCTGAGGTTCGTCAAAGGACAATTTCATGAGTACCAAGAGAGCACTATCGGCGCCGCATTTCTTACACAGACCGTATGTCTCGACGACACTACTGTCAAATTCGAAATATGGGACACCGCAGGACAGGAAAG GTATCACAGTTTGGCTCCCATGTATTACAGAGGGGCACAGGCAGCTATCGTCGTCTACGACATTACCAATCAAGATACTTTTGGAAGGGCAAAGACGTGGGTGAAGGAGTTGCAGAGACAAGCGAGTCCCACTATTGTTATCGCGTTAGCGGGGAACAAGCAGGACTTGGCTAATAAAAGGATGGTAGAATTCGAGGAGGCCCAAACATACGCGGACGAGAACGGACTTCTCTTCATGGAAACATCGGCCAAAACAGCGATGAATGTCAACGATATTTTCTTGGCGATAG CCAAGAAACTCCCTAAAAACGAACAGGCGACGGCCCAAGGTGGTAGCGGGCAAGGTAGGAGACTAGCAGAGGGCGACACGGGTGCCAAGGCTGCGGGCAATTGCTGCAAGTGA
- the ncm gene encoding pre-mRNA-splicing factor CWC22 homolog has protein sequence MTTDSESSPRPKTKRKSASKSPEPHKKHKRDISPTHKSRDRDSRKHRSKRSRSRDRRRSRKYHDLDRPVEDYPRYYGEDQEHKKNSDRYWTKYPKKDENQIGSRYYGGDPEDTKDEDGKVDKEKEEIKSKQHENAGNKSVITPRERKTVDLLTSRTGGAYIPPAKLRLMQAEITDKTSAAYQRIAWEALKKSIHGFINKVNTSNIGIISRELLHENVVRGRGLLCKSIIQAQAASPTFTNVYAALVAVINSKFPNIGELLLKRLVLQFKRGFKQNNKVICISATTFVAHLVNQRVAHEILALEILTLLVETPTDDSVEVAISFLKECGQKLTEVSSKGINAIFEMLRNILHEGQLEQRIQYMIEVMFQIRKDGFKDHAAVIEELDLVDEEHQFTHLITLDDVKQSNAEDILNVFKFDDNYEENEGKYKTLSKEILDQSSDSESGSEDGSGDEEEDEDDDDEEDEATSKDEPSIIDNTETNLVALRRTIYLTIQSSLDFEESAHKLMKMELKPGQEIELCHMFLDCCAEQRTYEKFYGLLAQRFCQVNKIYVEPFQQIFKDTYATTHRLDTNKLRNVSKFFAHLMFTDAIGWEVLEIMKLNEEDTNSSNRIFIKILFQELAEYMGLEKLNARLKDPTLQPHFEGLFPRDDPKNTRFAINFFTSIGLGGLTAELREHLKTAPKTPALNVAKGSSDSSSSSSSSSSSSDGSDSEPSSSEGDKKRKKKDKNNKKFTHSSSSSDEDSKRRKSNSRKYKRNDKKTQEKDDRRRRRSSERKHRSRR, from the exons ATGACAACCGATTCCGAAAGTTCTCCCCGGCCCAAAACCAAGCGTAAAAGTGCATCAAAATCACCGGAACCTCACAAAAAACACAAACGTGACATTTCCCCTACGCACAAGTCTCGAGATCGAGACTCGAGAAAACACCGTTCGAAACGTTCGCGTTCGAGAGACAGACGGCGGAGTCGTAAATACCACGATTTGGATCGACCAGTCGAAGATTATCCTCGTTATTATGGCGAGGATCAGGAACACAAGAAGAACAGCGACAGGTACTGGACCAAATATCCTAAGAAGGATGAAAATCAGATAGGCAGTCGGTATTACGGAGGCGACCCTGAGGATACGAAAGATGAGGACGGTAAAGTAGATAAAGAAAAAGAGGAAATTAAAAGCAAACAACACGAAAATGCGGGGAATAAATCGGTAATAACGCCCCGCGAGAGAAAAACGGTAGATTTGTTAACGTCAAGAACTGGAGGCGCTTACATacctccggcaaaattgcgatTGATGCAAGCGGAGATCACCGATAAAACTTCAGCCGCGTATCAGCGGATTGCATGGGAAGCGCTAAAGAAATCAATTCACGGTTTCATAAATAAAGTTAACACGTCCAATATCGGCATAATTTCGCGAGAGCTGTTACATGAAAACGTAGTAAGGGGTCGCGGTTTGCTATGTAAATCAATCATTCAAGCACAAGCTGCATCACCTACTTTCACAAACGTGTACGCGGCACTAGTTGCAGTCATCAATTCAAAGTTTCCCAATATCGgcgaattattattaaagagATTAGTCTTGCAATTTAAAAGAGGCTTTAAGCAGAACAACAAGGTCATTTGTATATCAGCAACAACTTTTGTTGCTCATTTGGTTAACCAGAGAGTGGCTCACGAGATACTCGCCCTGGAAATTTTAACTCTGTTAGTGGAGACACCGACAGATGATTCTGTGGAAGTTGCGATTTCGTTTTTGAAAGAATGCGGACAAAAGCTAACGGAAGTATCAAGCAAAGGAATAAATgcaatttttgaaatgttaaGAAACATTTTACATGAAGGACAACTTGAACAGAGAATCCAATACATGATTGAAGTCATGTTCCAAATTCGTAAAGACGGTTTCAAAGATCACGCGGCCGTCATCGAAGAACTTGACTTGGTCGATGAGGAACATCAGTTTACACATTTAATTACATTGGACGACGTGAAACAATCAAACGCCGAAGATATACTTA ATGTCTTTAAATTTGATGACAATTACGAAGAGAACGAGGGAAAATACAAAACCTTGAGTAAGGAAATTTTGGATCAGAGCAGCGATTCTGAATCAGGTTCTGAAGACGGATCCGGCGATGAAGAAGAAGACGAAGATGACGACGACGAAGAAGACGAAGCGACTTCCAAAGATGAGCCAAGTATAATTGATAACACAGAAACTAATTTGGTGGCGTTAAGAAGAACCATCTACTTGACAATTCAATCCAGCTTAGATTTTGAAGAGAGCGCacacaaattaatgaaaatggaACTTAAACCGGGACAAGAAATCGAATTGTGCCACATGTTCTTAGATTGTTGCGCTGAACAAAGAACCTATGAGAAATTCTATGGTTTATTGGCTCAAAGATTTTGCCAAGTAAACAAGATATACGTCGAACCGTTCCAACAAATATTCAAAGACACCTATGCGACCACACACAGACTTGACACAAATAAATTGAGAAATGTTAGCAAGTTTTTTGCACATTTGATGTTTACTGATGCTATTGGTTGGGAAGttttggaaataatgaagcTTAATGAAGAAGACACCAATAGTTCCAAcagaatttttataaaaattttattccaaGAATTGGCTGAATACATGGGATTAGAAAAGTTAAATGCAAGACTTAAAGATCc GACTTTGCAACCTCATTTTGAAGGACTGTTTCCTAGAGATGACCCAAAAAATACACGCTTTgctatcaatttttttacatcAATTGGTTTAGGAGGACTGACGGCTGAATTGAGAGAACATTTGAAGACTGCCCCTAAAACCCCAGCACTGAATGTAGCAAAAGGGTCCAGTGACTCCAGCAGCAGTTCCAGTTCGAGTTCTTCCAGCAGCGACGGTAGTGATTCAG agCCGTCAAGCTCGGAAGGTGACAAGAAACGGAAGAAAAAGGATaagaataacaaaaaattcacACATTCTAGTTCTTCTTCGGATGAAGATAgcaaaagaagaaaatcaaattcaagAAAGTATAAACGTAATGATAAAAAGACGCAAGAAAAAGATGACAGACGGAGACGTAGAAGTTCTGAACGTAAACACAGAAGCAGACGATAA